From one Streptomyces sp. R41 genomic stretch:
- a CDS encoding glycosyl hydrolase family 28 protein: protein MKRTHWVTTVFFAFAVVLGLTHPEALAAAPTTRAGVFDVRDYGAKGDGSTNDTSAINKAITAANSAGGGTVRFPAGKYKSKNTIHMKSEVTLQVDKGATIQGSSADTYDPPEDNPNDAYQDYGHSHFHNAMIYGDRLTNIGFVGDGVIDGLGNLITGNPKSGEADKILSLTRCNGLRIGDGLTLRRGGHFAALINGCTNVTSDHLTIDTASDRDGWNIISTTNVTVTGANIKANDDALVFKSDYALGAKLPNGHVRVSDSYLSAVCCNALMFGSETCGDFSDYQFAKIRIEGSNKSGLGMVSMDGAKISDVHYRDITMTNVHSPIMQKIGTRKRCGNSPGIGSISDITYDNITATGSSPSFSPTLWGESGHRIKGVTFTDVNITVPGGNGTMSTAVPSNDPNDYNPKAIGTRPAYGWYLHNADDVTFTDSSVKFTANDGRPAVIANAASGIRFTRLTAQRGSASPYDAGFQNVTGYCLTDSHNTTGGALRVSSTGSTENCAAMAKPLDLENPRQAFLRGSVGGLFLHWGERTAPAHTSCTAWENDVTSGGWTPDYWVKEAQKLHTQYLVLATFHSRLGYARPWPSKIPGSCSTRRDFLGELIGAAKAEGLKVILYMTDDPQWHNEGGHEWLDSAAYSAYKGTKVDLTTRDGFGRFSYDNFFEVMDRYPDLGGFWIDNDNAYWESHNLYAQIQQKRPNYTLSNNNEDTPIMDMISNEQKTGMTPPYDYPQAVYTAQPRLTEADFKLPSSGAWWYDGSNPSVDKMLTLGRLITNAGSSVKALMAETAQVNGKFPSNQAAFNNFADSYLDPIWPSLHGTEGGGYMYGGLKPGFWNDGAHGVTTISKSDPNLQYVHVLTPPSTSTLRIRDNGYRIASVANLRTGAAISWSQSGGVLTLSGLANWDPYDTVFKVTTAGRQGILSGVTVSASAASSGHAASAAGDGNYLTYWDSDKALPVNLTFDLGSAKKVQYIGLNQREDSVAYPRSETEQSARIKAYKVFLSNDGSSWGSAVKTGQLPSRRGIQGIDLTAANARYVRLEVDSTWAASTDSTRYKRLRIDEAWIGTSYATPATYSTFSDNGQSVRPAMGWSSWSFVRRWPTEAKIKAQADALVSSGLKNHGFVYVNLDDFWQKCDANGFVVDGYGRWTVDSAKFPSGIKALADYIHSKGLKFGFYVTPGIAKNAVTKNTPIEGTSYHAADIADTSKTEKNYNCKNMYYIDYGKPGAQEFVNSWAKQFASWGVDYLKIDGVGSADIPDVQAWDKALRATGRPINFALSNNLPIANASTWRALANSWRTQGDVECYCGSGANGSGYPLTDWSHVSARFTSAANWQPYAGPGGWNDLDSLEIGNGDQAGLTADQRRSHFTLWAMAAAPLLLGTDLTHVDSVDKAMLTNDRLIGVDQDGAAAKRVVSSGVKQVWSKKENSGDYVVALFNTGTSGNTTVGVNWSQVGFTGSGDVTDLWSGSHKGVIADSYSATLRPGETRLIRVKPVSGTRAVGPVNSAMAVDSDNSAMVVDPVNSAMAVNSVNQVNVSAAAPGMAVAPYEYLGWGNPQNPTSVMSATGVKWFTLAFILSDGSCNPKWDGSRPLTGGNDQSKIKAIRAAGGDVIVSVGGWSGAKLGEKCSSASALAGAYQKVINAYGLKVIDIDIENTEWNNATVRQRVIDALKIVKANNSGLKTIITFGTTTSGPDSTGVDMIKRGANSGLANDIWCIMPFDFGGGTTNMGTLTTQAMEGLKARVKSAYGYSDATTYAHIGLSSMNGKTDDSGERVRVADFKTMLAYAQQHHIARLTYWSVNRDRACGSGSDGDSCSGVSQQPYDYLKVFAQYTG from the coding sequence ATGAAACGCACACACTGGGTGACGACGGTCTTCTTCGCCTTCGCCGTGGTTCTCGGCCTGACACACCCCGAGGCCCTCGCGGCCGCACCGACGACCCGGGCCGGCGTCTTCGACGTACGCGACTACGGAGCCAAGGGCGACGGCTCCACCAACGACACCTCCGCCATCAACAAGGCCATCACGGCTGCCAATTCGGCGGGCGGCGGCACGGTCCGCTTCCCCGCGGGCAAGTACAAGTCCAAGAACACCATCCACATGAAGAGCGAGGTCACGCTCCAGGTCGACAAGGGCGCGACGATCCAGGGCTCCAGCGCGGACACGTACGACCCGCCCGAGGACAACCCCAACGACGCCTACCAGGACTACGGGCACAGCCACTTCCACAACGCGATGATCTACGGCGACCGGCTCACGAACATCGGCTTCGTGGGCGACGGCGTCATCGACGGCCTCGGCAACCTCATCACCGGCAATCCCAAGTCCGGCGAGGCCGACAAGATTCTGTCCCTGACCCGCTGCAACGGCCTGCGCATCGGCGACGGCCTCACCCTGCGCCGCGGTGGCCACTTCGCGGCCCTCATCAACGGCTGCACGAACGTCACCTCGGACCACCTCACCATCGACACCGCGAGCGACCGCGACGGCTGGAACATCATCAGCACGACGAACGTCACGGTCACAGGCGCAAACATCAAGGCCAACGACGACGCACTCGTCTTCAAGAGCGACTACGCGCTCGGCGCCAAACTGCCCAACGGCCATGTACGGGTGAGCGATTCGTATCTGTCGGCGGTGTGCTGCAACGCGCTGATGTTCGGCTCCGAGACCTGCGGGGACTTCTCCGACTACCAGTTCGCGAAGATCCGTATCGAGGGCTCCAACAAGTCCGGGCTCGGCATGGTCTCGATGGACGGCGCGAAGATCTCGGACGTCCACTACCGCGACATCACGATGACCAACGTCCACTCGCCGATCATGCAGAAGATCGGTACCCGGAAGCGCTGCGGCAACAGTCCGGGCATCGGCTCGATCAGCGACATCACGTACGACAACATCACGGCGACCGGCTCCAGCCCCTCCTTCAGCCCGACGCTGTGGGGCGAGAGCGGCCACCGGATCAAGGGCGTCACCTTCACCGACGTCAACATCACCGTGCCCGGCGGCAACGGGACCATGTCCACCGCCGTGCCGAGCAACGACCCGAACGACTACAACCCGAAGGCCATCGGCACGCGCCCCGCGTACGGCTGGTACCTCCACAACGCGGACGACGTCACCTTCACGGACAGCTCTGTGAAGTTCACGGCGAACGACGGACGCCCTGCCGTCATCGCCAACGCGGCGAGCGGGATCAGGTTCACGCGCCTCACGGCTCAGCGGGGGAGCGCGTCGCCGTATGACGCGGGGTTCCAGAACGTCACCGGGTACTGCCTGACGGACAGTCACAACACCACGGGCGGCGCGCTGCGGGTGTCCTCCACCGGGTCGACCGAGAACTGTGCCGCCATGGCGAAGCCGCTCGACCTGGAGAACCCCCGCCAGGCGTTCCTCCGCGGCTCCGTCGGCGGACTCTTCCTGCACTGGGGTGAACGCACCGCTCCCGCCCACACCAGCTGCACCGCCTGGGAGAACGACGTCACCAGCGGTGGCTGGACCCCCGACTACTGGGTGAAGGAGGCCCAGAAGCTGCACACCCAGTACCTCGTCCTCGCCACCTTCCACAGCCGGCTCGGCTACGCCCGCCCGTGGCCGTCGAAGATCCCAGGAAGCTGCTCCACCCGGCGCGACTTCCTCGGCGAACTGATCGGCGCGGCCAAGGCCGAGGGCCTCAAGGTCATCCTCTACATGACCGACGACCCTCAGTGGCACAACGAGGGCGGCCATGAATGGCTCGACTCGGCCGCGTACTCCGCCTACAAGGGCACGAAGGTCGACCTCACCACCCGCGACGGCTTCGGCCGCTTCTCCTACGACAACTTCTTCGAGGTCATGGACCGCTATCCCGACCTCGGCGGCTTCTGGATCGACAACGACAACGCGTACTGGGAGAGCCACAACCTCTACGCGCAGATCCAGCAGAAGCGCCCGAACTACACGCTCAGCAACAACAACGAAGACACGCCGATCATGGACATGATCAGCAACGAGCAGAAGACGGGGATGACACCGCCGTACGACTACCCCCAGGCGGTCTACACGGCCCAACCCCGCCTGACCGAGGCCGACTTCAAGCTCCCGTCGAGCGGGGCCTGGTGGTACGACGGCTCGAATCCCTCCGTCGACAAAATGCTCACACTCGGCCGGCTGATCACCAACGCGGGCTCGTCAGTGAAAGCACTGATGGCCGAGACCGCCCAGGTCAACGGCAAGTTCCCGAGCAACCAGGCCGCTTTCAACAACTTCGCCGACTCCTACCTCGACCCCATCTGGCCGTCCCTGCACGGCACCGAGGGCGGCGGCTACATGTACGGCGGCCTCAAACCCGGGTTCTGGAACGACGGCGCCCACGGCGTGACGACGATCAGCAAGAGCGACCCCAACCTCCAGTACGTGCATGTGCTGACGCCGCCGTCCACCAGCACGCTGCGCATCCGGGACAACGGCTACCGGATCGCGTCGGTCGCCAATCTCCGTACGGGAGCGGCGATTTCATGGTCACAGTCCGGCGGGGTGCTCACGTTGAGCGGCCTCGCCAACTGGGACCCGTACGACACCGTCTTCAAGGTCACGACCGCTGGGCGGCAGGGCATCCTCTCCGGGGTCACGGTCAGCGCGAGCGCCGCGTCGAGCGGTCACGCGGCCTCGGCCGCGGGCGACGGCAATTACCTCACGTACTGGGACAGCGACAAAGCCCTGCCGGTCAACCTCACCTTCGACCTCGGCTCGGCGAAGAAGGTCCAGTACATCGGACTGAACCAGCGTGAGGACTCCGTCGCCTACCCGCGCTCCGAGACCGAACAGTCGGCGCGGATCAAGGCGTACAAGGTGTTCCTCAGCAACGACGGTTCCAGCTGGGGAAGTGCGGTGAAGACTGGGCAGCTGCCAAGCCGCCGTGGAATTCAGGGGATTGACCTGACGGCGGCCAATGCCCGCTACGTACGCCTCGAAGTCGACTCCACCTGGGCCGCGTCCACCGACTCCACCCGGTATAAGCGGCTGCGGATCGACGAGGCGTGGATCGGGACGTCGTACGCCACACCGGCGACGTACTCCACCTTCTCGGACAACGGTCAGTCCGTCCGCCCCGCGATGGGCTGGAGCAGTTGGAGCTTCGTGCGCCGCTGGCCCACCGAGGCGAAGATCAAGGCGCAGGCCGACGCCCTCGTGTCGAGCGGCCTCAAGAACCACGGCTTCGTGTACGTCAATCTCGACGACTTCTGGCAGAAGTGCGACGCCAATGGGTTCGTTGTCGACGGCTACGGGCGCTGGACCGTCGACTCCGCCAAATTCCCCTCCGGGATCAAGGCGCTGGCCGACTACATCCACTCCAAGGGACTGAAGTTCGGCTTCTATGTGACACCGGGCATCGCCAAGAACGCGGTCACCAAGAACACGCCGATCGAGGGGACTTCGTATCACGCGGCCGATATCGCGGACACGTCGAAAACCGAGAAGAACTACAACTGCAAGAACATGTATTACATCGACTACGGGAAGCCGGGCGCGCAGGAGTTCGTGAACTCGTGGGCGAAGCAGTTCGCCTCCTGGGGAGTCGACTACCTGAAGATCGACGGGGTGGGCAGCGCCGACATTCCCGACGTCCAGGCCTGGGACAAGGCGCTGCGAGCGACCGGCCGTCCGATCAACTTCGCGCTCTCCAACAACCTTCCGATCGCGAACGCCTCCACCTGGCGCGCGCTGGCGAACAGCTGGCGCACTCAGGGCGATGTCGAGTGCTACTGCGGTTCGGGCGCGAACGGCAGCGGCTATCCGCTGACCGACTGGTCGCATGTCTCCGCCCGCTTCACCTCGGCGGCCAACTGGCAGCCGTACGCCGGCCCGGGCGGCTGGAACGACCTCGACTCACTGGAGATCGGCAACGGAGACCAGGCGGGACTCACCGCCGATCAGCGCCGCTCCCACTTCACGCTGTGGGCGATGGCGGCCGCTCCGCTGCTGCTCGGTACCGACCTCACGCACGTCGACTCCGTCGACAAGGCGATGCTGACGAATGACCGGCTCATCGGCGTCGACCAGGACGGGGCCGCCGCGAAACGGGTTGTGAGCAGTGGTGTCAAGCAGGTCTGGAGCAAGAAGGAAAACAGCGGCGACTATGTCGTGGCGCTGTTCAACACCGGTACGTCCGGCAACACCACGGTCGGTGTGAACTGGTCGCAGGTCGGTTTCACGGGCTCCGGCGACGTCACGGACCTGTGGTCGGGTTCCCACAAGGGTGTGATCGCGGACTCGTACAGTGCGACGCTGCGGCCGGGGGAAACACGGCTGATCCGTGTGAAGCCGGTGAGCGGCACGAGAGCTGTGGGTCCGGTCAACAGCGCCATGGCTGTGGACTCGGACAACAGCGCGATGGTTGTGGATCCGGTCAACAGCGCGATGGCTGTGAACTCGGTCAATCAGGTGAACGTTTCTGCTGCGGCTCCCGGTATGGCCGTCGCCCCCTACGAGTACCTCGGCTGGGGCAACCCGCAGAACCCCACCTCCGTGATGTCGGCGACCGGGGTCAAGTGGTTCACGCTCGCCTTCATCCTCTCCGATGGCTCCTGCAACCCGAAGTGGGACGGCTCGCGCCCGCTGACCGGCGGAAACGACCAGTCGAAGATCAAGGCGATCCGGGCGGCCGGCGGTGACGTCATCGTCTCCGTCGGCGGTTGGAGCGGTGCCAAACTCGGTGAGAAGTGTTCCAGCGCCTCGGCGCTCGCGGGCGCGTATCAGAAGGTGATCAACGCCTACGGCCTCAAGGTCATCGACATCGACATCGAGAACACCGAGTGGAACAACGCGACGGTACGGCAGCGCGTGATCGACGCGCTGAAGATCGTGAAGGCCAACAACTCCGGTCTGAAGACCATCATCACCTTCGGTACGACGACCAGCGGGCCGGATTCCACCGGAGTGGACATGATCAAGCGGGGCGCCAACTCCGGTCTCGCGAACGACATCTGGTGCATCATGCCGTTCGACTTCGGCGGCGGCACCACCAACATGGGCACGCTGACCACGCAGGCCATGGAGGGCCTCAAGGCGCGAGTGAAGTCGGCGTACGGATACAGCGACGCGACGACGTACGCGCACATCGGCCTGTCGTCGATGAACGGCAAGACCGACGACTCCGGTGAACGGGTCCGCGTGGCCGACTTCAAGACCATGCTCGCCTACGCGCAGCAGCACCACATCGCGCGCCTCACCTACTGGTCCGTGAACCGCGACCGGGCCTGCGGCTCGGGTTCCGACGGTGACTCCTGCAGCGGCGTCTCCCAGCAGCCGTACGACTACCTCAAGGTCTTCGCCCAGTACACGGGCTGA